ACGAGACCTGTTCAAGGTGGCCACTTGTGCCCCTGCATCCTCTCCCCTTGGATGCTCATAGAAGCACCCACCCACCCTCTCTCCACCTTCACTCCTGTTCTGTTACCCCAGGCTATGCACAGAGGCCAGCCCAGTGGCCAACTGGCTTCCCCCACTCTGCCACCCAGTCCCACCATCACTCACAGGCAGCAGGGCTGGCCCAGGATGTCCCGTCTCCCTGTTGAACTCAGTTGCTAGGCAGTATTGTGCCCATCCCGGGGTCCAATTGGTTGCCCCTCCCCTGCCAGAGGCCGCCTTTGGGACATGGGTTCTGTCTCCAAACAGGACACGAGATTGCAGGCCTCAGGCCCTACTCAGCCACCCACCTAGGTTGATAGTGTGCTCTTGTCTTGGATCCAGGCCAGGCTGTCTTTTCGCCCCACAAATCCCCCTTGGCCATTTGGGGACCCGGAAGAGCGAGACCATTAAAGAGCCCTGGCCCCCTGTCCACACCTTGAACCTCTCTTTCCCAAGGTCAGTTCCTTCCCCAGGTCAGGATATCCCCTCTGGGACTTgggcccacctgcctcccttggCCCTCCACACCCCGCCCCTCAGCAACTGCATCTCTCATTTTCACCACATCAGCCTTTTTTGTTTGCTGGGTTGGTTTTGTTAAGGCTTGGTGTGTGggtgaggcgggggtgggggctgcacttTCATTTGTCTTCGGACAAGTCCCGCCTCTTCCAGCTGTCCAGAATGTACTTGAGAAGGAGGCCAAGCTTCTGCCGGGCCGAGAGCGGGACTTCCTCGCTGTTCCCCTCCCCAGACCCCCGCTTTTCCACGCTATTGTCACCAGCCGCCTCCAGGCTGACCTCAGTCTGGGGCTCATCCTCCTCCAGGGCCTTGATGCGAACCCGCTGGGCGTCCTCGGCCATCTCGTTGAGGCAGCCCTGGAGCATGGTGTAGACGGTGCCGAAGCTGATGCCTCCAGCCACCAGCGTACCGAACACAGGGATGCCCTTCTCAAAGGCCCGGGCCACCCGCATGGCACCGTCGGAAGACTGCGAGTAGAGCCGCAGGACAGTCTCAGGGGAGACCTCGTTGGCCAGCGGGGAGCGTATGACCGAGCGCAGGTCCCCGGCCTGTTTGCCCACCTGCTCCGCCAGCTTGGCCAGCGAGTCGTCGTCCAGGCCAAAGCTGCGATGGTAGCCGCGCAGCGAGCGGATGAGCAGCGCGTCGTCATAGGCAGCCGCCAGCCCGGGCACCGGCAGAGCCTGGATGACGCCCGACACCAGGGCCGTCTTGAGCACCTGCTCCTGGAGCATGTCCTTCTTCTTCTGCAGGGCCTCCAGTGAGATGTCGGGCAGAGACAGCAGGCCGGCGTGGCGCCGGTGCGCGGGCAGGTCGTGCTCCCAGGTGGACACGAGCAGCGGAAAGTCGTAGCGCACGGGCGAGAGGTTGGACACGAGGAAGATGCGGGGATCGCTCACGCCAGCCCCGCGCAGCCGCTCGGCGCAGTGCTCGCGGATCTCCTGCAGGACCACCGCCTCGCTGAAGCCCGAGGGCCGCTGCGTGCGCGTGGCCGCCAGGTCCTCGTCCACCTTGGTGCGCACGAAGTAGAACTTCTTACCCTGGCGCAGGATCTCGGAGGCCAGGCGGATCTCCACGGCGCCGCAGCGGCGCGGGGACACCAGCAGGAAGAAGTCATAGCGGCCAAAGTCCACCTGCTTCAGGTACTTGTCGGCGGGGCAGCCGGGAGAGCCGGCCCCTGGCAGGTCCCACAGGGTCACGTCTGGAAACTGTGGGTGCGGGTAGGGCGAGGGCTGCATTGTGGTCTCCACGACGCCGGTGAGAGCCGCGCCGGGGTCTTCGGCTCCCAGGCCGCGGAGGGCGTTGATCAGGGACGACTTGCCGGCGCCTGACTCGCCTGTGACGCCCACCTCCAGCCTGATGCTCTCCGAGGAGGCCAGCAGCTCCCGGAGGcgggaggcagcctgggggatGTCGCCCGACTCGAAGGCGGTGCGCAGGGCTTCCAGCTCTTCCTTGGCCATCAGTATGGTGGTCTCTTCCTCCCCGGGCACCGCTGGCAACTTGGAAGTAGCCATGGTGACCAGCGGTTCAGCGGCGCGGGGGCTGTGGGAGAGTCACGGACTGACGCAGGATCCTCAGCGTCtgcgggggaggggtgggaagggagcagTTCACGCCTCCTGGGCCTTGGCATGaggcaaagagagagagacaccagGGGTAGAAAGGAAGTCCCTCGAGAACCCCACAGCCCTCTCCTCCTTAAAAACCTGGGGTGCATTttggacgggggtgggggtggggtgggggctttgGAGTCTGGCAGGCTCCGGTTCACATCCCATTTCCACGgctaacttgctgtgtgacctggggtaaAATGAGGCACTCTCTGAGCCTTTTTGCTTCTCTGCTAGTGACTGACCAGCTTCTGAGGCGCTAAGGAGTCTCTGGGATAATCTAGGAATGGGGACCGTTTTATGGGCAACTTGTGACCCGTGCGGTCACACAGGGCCCCAGACTTAGAAGGCCCAGCTCTTGGCTTAAAGCTCTACTGACACTGACTGAAATTTCTAAATATCTGAAGCTTGGTCCTTCAATTTACATAGTCAGGACTGCAAAGGAAGGGACTTCAGCCCCGTTCCTGGGCCCAGGCAGAGAGCGACTGCGTTCCTGCTGCTGCGATTGGGAGCAACGTGAagtgatggcaaagcagacccagaccctggagccaggctgcctaggacctagccccagctctgccactgaagGGCTGAGTGACTAGGGGCGAGTTCCTTAACTCTGCCTCACTAGCCTCATCTGTAAGATCATAAGGATCATGATAGCAaaccacctcccggggctgttgAGAATGAAATGGGTTCATAGACAGCACTTAAAATTGTGCCTGACCCAGAGCAGGTGGTCTGTGCTATCAGCATTGTTGTCATTATTATGATCATGATGAACAGTCCTGGCTGTGATGttcctgccctctctgagcctcagctgcaGGGTCTGCACCCTGGAAGATAACCTTGCCCACCCTGTGGGGCTGCTGTGACCATCATGAGGGCCATCATCTGTCTGTCCCTAGGTCATCTTTGGAGACGTTCTTGGGTTCAGCTGGTGGAGGTGCCTGCGTCGGGGAGACCCCCACACCAGGCATCTCATTAAACACCGAGCCCTGCACGGCAGGCCATGCTCGGCCaagtcccctcccacctcccggagcCGTCATGATGGTCTCTCCTGGGATCCCATTCTCCTCACCTTAGAGCTTCCCTGGCCCTCCCTCTTCCTGGTCACACTCTCTTCTTGTCCATCGCCTCTAAAATACACTTCCTCATTGACTAAGGCTCTTCAGGGAACCCTGGGAGAGACGCTCAGGTCAGGGATCATTGTCCCAATCAGATGGAGACGAACTGAGACTCAGATTAGAAAAGTGATGTCCCCGCttagaggcagagccaggactcaaacccaggtcccTCCGAAGAGCTGCTCTCCCTTCAGCCATGTGTCTTTGCCTCCCTTCTCGTCTCCTTGGCTGCCCCCATCCCCACAGCCATCCCCAACGCCATCCCCACCCCTTGCAGAAAAAGGTTCTTATTCCTTTGTTCCCGCCAGGTCTGATTCCCTATCCCAGGCAGGGGTATTTCCCCCGGGCTCCACCTAGTCCCTCCTGCACCCCGGGCATGGCCTGGGTAGAGAAGTGGGAGATCCTGGGTCCCACTGCAAGGGGTGGAC
This genomic interval from Vicugna pacos chromosome 9, VicPac4, whole genome shotgun sequence contains the following:
- the LOC102524949 gene encoding interferon-inducible GTPase 5, which gives rise to MATSKLPAVPGEEETTILMAKEELEALRTAFESGDIPQAASRLRELLASSESIRLEVGVTGESGAGKSSLINALRGLGAEDPGAALTGVVETTMQPSPYPHPQFPDVTLWDLPGAGSPGCPADKYLKQVDFGRYDFFLLVSPRRCGAVEIRLASEILRQGKKFYFVRTKVDEDLAATRTQRPSGFSEAVVLQEIREHCAERLRGAGVSDPRIFLVSNLSPVRYDFPLLVSTWEHDLPAHRRHAGLLSLPDISLEALQKKKDMLQEQVLKTALVSGVIQALPVPGLAAAYDDALLIRSLRGYHRSFGLDDDSLAKLAEQVGKQAGDLRSVIRSPLANEVSPETVLRLYSQSSDGAMRVARAFEKGIPVFGTLVAGGISFGTVYTMLQGCLNEMAEDAQRVRIKALEEDEPQTEVSLEAAGDNSVEKRGSGEGNSEEVPLSARQKLGLLLKYILDSWKRRDLSEDK